Proteins from a single region of Acidobacteriota bacterium:
- a CDS encoding VWA domain-containing protein yields the protein MILLYPIWLILLIPLAVAWWNWKFPTRLLQGLRALISLLILLSLCGLALKLPSQAGTVVVVADRSLSMPIESEAVQKEAINLIQAARRANDQVAVVSFGQKSAVEQLPQGGRFGGFVTELGKDASNLNDGLEKALSLIPPDSPGKIVVLSDGKWTGKNPTNAAGIAASRNVAIDYRAISRTSANDVAITQLDAPAKVAPGEAFMLTVWVEAPAQQELTFELMNGSQVIGSGKRDVSSGLNRLTFRDIAREPGTQNYTVRVQGATQDPIPENNAARVLVGVEGAKPLLCVTQNPTSAYAQLLKSGGLNIKVLTPKECSWQLEELAKYSAVLLENVPAQDIGLNGMENLAAWVKESGAGLMMTGGKNAFGPGGYFQSPIDPILPVSMELRREHRKLTLAIVVTMDRSGSMAAPAGGGRIKMDLANLGAVQVYDLLSPFDEFGVIAVDSSPHTIAELGPVDKTSRVRNDILRVDSQGGGIFIYEALSASANMLLKAKAGTRHIILFADAADSEEPGKYKELLEQCQQANITVSVIGLGKPSDVDAKLLEDIAKRGNGRIYFTENADDLPRLFAQDTFVVARSTFLEDPTTVKFTGGMVSVTGKQFPGAQLGGYNLCYLRPGATLGSITVDQYQAPIVATWQAGIGRVVAYTGEADGKFTGAMAGWPNVGDMFSSLARWAAGSTDQLANNMLVTQEIKNGVGTIQLHLDPERESEGFRDAPNVTTLRGKAGSKAEVEKAPLQWIDADTLALEVPLQGTETTLSTVDIAGLGKVTLPPVALPYSPEFRPIASVEGIAVLEQLAKATGGTERLDLTSVWKDLPKRPRLIDLTPWLLMTAILLLLIEVLERRTRLVSAQWASLKIGKFHWPKFERLRTPKPKTQISQPGVVPAHVPPSSTPAPPQPSTSVPKFDPKPDPTGPSSLPTDQKDKTAMVEALRKARQQVRGRQGDTGKK from the coding sequence ATGATTTTGCTCTATCCGATCTGGCTGATACTGCTCATTCCGCTGGCGGTGGCCTGGTGGAACTGGAAATTTCCGACCCGCTTGCTCCAGGGGCTGCGGGCGCTCATCAGCCTGTTGATTCTCCTCAGCCTGTGCGGCCTGGCTTTGAAGTTGCCCAGTCAGGCCGGAACGGTGGTGGTTGTCGCTGACCGAAGTTTATCAATGCCAATTGAAAGTGAAGCCGTTCAAAAAGAAGCCATTAACCTGATTCAGGCGGCGCGACGGGCCAATGATCAGGTCGCGGTGGTTTCATTTGGCCAGAAATCAGCGGTTGAACAACTTCCGCAAGGTGGACGATTTGGTGGGTTTGTCACCGAACTTGGAAAAGATGCCTCAAATCTCAATGATGGTCTTGAGAAGGCATTGTCGCTGATCCCGCCCGATTCACCCGGCAAAATCGTGGTCTTGTCTGATGGAAAATGGACCGGAAAGAATCCGACCAACGCCGCCGGTATTGCCGCTTCACGCAATGTCGCGATTGATTACCGGGCAATCTCGCGAACTTCAGCCAATGATGTCGCTATCACGCAACTTGATGCTCCGGCCAAAGTCGCTCCGGGTGAAGCCTTTATGCTCACCGTGTGGGTTGAGGCGCCGGCGCAGCAGGAATTAACCTTTGAATTGATGAATGGTTCCCAGGTCATCGGCTCGGGCAAACGCGACGTTTCCTCCGGCCTCAATCGCCTGACCTTCCGTGACATTGCCCGAGAACCTGGAACTCAAAATTACACCGTTCGGGTTCAAGGCGCGACCCAGGATCCAATCCCGGAAAATAATGCCGCCCGCGTTCTGGTCGGAGTCGAAGGCGCCAAACCATTGCTGTGCGTCACCCAAAATCCCACCTCCGCCTATGCCCAGTTGCTCAAGTCCGGCGGGCTCAATATCAAAGTTTTGACACCAAAGGAATGTTCCTGGCAGTTGGAAGAACTCGCCAAATATTCAGCGGTGTTGCTCGAAAATGTTCCAGCTCAAGATATTGGCCTGAATGGAATGGAAAACCTGGCCGCCTGGGTCAAGGAATCGGGTGCCGGGTTGATGATGACTGGTGGGAAAAACGCCTTTGGCCCCGGAGGCTATTTCCAGTCGCCGATTGACCCGATTCTGCCGGTTTCGATGGAGTTGCGGCGCGAACATCGCAAACTGACCCTGGCGATTGTGGTCACCATGGATCGTTCCGGCAGTATGGCGGCACCAGCCGGCGGTGGCCGGATCAAAATGGATCTGGCAAACTTAGGCGCGGTTCAGGTGTATGACCTGCTGTCGCCATTTGACGAATTTGGTGTGATTGCGGTTGATAGTTCGCCGCATACCATTGCGGAACTGGGTCCGGTGGATAAAACATCGCGGGTCAGGAATGACATCCTGCGCGTAGACTCACAAGGCGGCGGAATTTTTATCTACGAGGCGCTTTCAGCCTCCGCCAATATGCTGCTCAAAGCCAAAGCCGGCACCCGCCACATCATTTTGTTTGCCGATGCGGCTGATTCCGAAGAACCCGGCAAATACAAAGAACTCCTCGAACAATGTCAACAAGCCAACATCACGGTCAGTGTGATTGGTCTTGGAAAGCCGTCGGATGTGGATGCCAAATTGCTCGAAGACATCGCCAAACGCGGCAACGGACGGATTTACTTCACGGAAAATGCTGATGACCTGCCCCGGCTCTTTGCCCAGGACACGTTTGTTGTCGCCCGCAGCACCTTTCTGGAAGACCCAACCACCGTCAAATTTACGGGCGGGATGGTCTCGGTAACTGGAAAGCAGTTTCCCGGAGCACAGCTCGGCGGTTATAACCTGTGTTATCTTCGACCAGGTGCCACGCTGGGAAGCATCACGGTTGATCAATACCAGGCCCCGATTGTGGCCACGTGGCAGGCTGGAATTGGCCGGGTGGTTGCCTATACCGGTGAAGCCGACGGCAAATTTACCGGCGCGATGGCGGGCTGGCCAAACGTGGGCGATATGTTTTCGAGTCTCGCACGCTGGGCAGCCGGTTCGACCGATCAACTGGCCAACAATATGCTGGTTACCCAGGAAATCAAAAATGGAGTTGGAACGATCCAGCTTCACCTGGATCCGGAACGGGAATCCGAAGGCTTTCGTGATGCGCCAAACGTGACCACATTGCGTGGGAAAGCGGGCTCAAAAGCCGAAGTTGAAAAAGCACCGCTTCAGTGGATTGATGCCGATACCCTGGCCCTTGAAGTTCCGCTCCAGGGCACGGAAACAACACTGTCAACGGTGGATATTGCCGGGCTTGGCAAAGTGACGCTGCCACCAGTTGCGTTGCCCTATTCACCTGAATTTCGCCCGATTGCGTCAGTTGAAGGCATTGCTGTCCTCGAACAACTCGCCAAAGCCACGGGCGGCACCGAGCGTCTGGATTTGACTTCTGTCTGGAAGGACCTTCCGAAGCGCCCACGTCTGATTGATCTGACGCCATGGCTTTTGATGACGGCCATTCTGTTGCTTCTGATTGAAGTGTTGGAACGTCGAACCCGACTGGTTTCCGCCCAATGGGCGAGCCTGAAAATCGGAAAATTCCACTGGCCGAAATTTGAGCGACTCCGGACGCCAAAACCAAAAACTCAAATCAGCCAGCCAGGCGTTGTTCCAGCCCACGTTCCACCGTCTTCGACACCGGCACCACCGCAACCATCAACCAGTGTTCCAAAATTTGATCCCAAACCTGACCCAACCGGGCCATCATCACTTCCAACCGACCAGAAAGACAAAACCGCCATGGTCGAAGCCCTCCGCAAAGCCCGCCAGCAGGTACGTGGCAGACAGGGAGATACCGGGAAAAAGTGA
- a CDS encoding BatA domain-containing protein: protein MLPLFSHPLAFWGILSIPVLVAIYFLRNRFRRRTVSSLMLWMEERQTREGGRLFERLPLPLWFYVELAIILLLILGAAGPRMLTGSQARPLIVILDNSFSMLAGDTSSPKTNALSAIESEIAKSDGRPVRFILAGQSPQLIGEVTRKEALADVLTQWNCGAINVNLREAITLASALETKQGARLMVITDHAPENDFDPNSGTVQWMAFGAARPNCAIVNANWNGERCLLEIANLSGQSLRTELTLETGTAQATQSTLDLEANEVRRLIFKVNQRVETTGNRPPPSIRARLSDDQLLIDNEVIVFPPPRKKIRTDLRIANETLKQLFESALVATDQVQLTAAGPELVITDQPTDTLAGPGLWTLRILADQSAESFLGPFVVNQGHPLAEGLALNGVIWGAGRPAAGTPLAGTPVITAGNVPLVTETERSNNRHDIVMHFRPDLSTLQTSPNWPILVFNLLNWRASQSPGIHQSMYRLGTDAAMTVDPETVSLDVVTPQKQTQSVVIREKTVSVPANQVGVFEIHPKQKTSSASPQNWYFAVNALSQTESNLMNCVTGQWGNWLNAPNGLTEYRSIAWIFLLLAAAGLTLHSALIARNAQGSRA from the coding sequence ATGCTTCCACTCTTCTCACATCCACTGGCTTTTTGGGGCATTTTGAGCATTCCGGTGCTGGTGGCAATTTATTTCCTACGCAACCGGTTCCGTCGCCGAACGGTTTCGAGCCTGATGTTGTGGATGGAGGAACGCCAGACCCGCGAAGGCGGAAGACTCTTTGAGCGACTGCCTCTCCCGCTCTGGTTTTATGTTGAACTGGCCATCATTCTGCTGCTGATTTTGGGGGCTGCCGGGCCGCGAATGCTCACCGGAAGTCAGGCCCGCCCGCTGATTGTGATCCTCGACAATTCGTTTTCAATGCTGGCCGGGGATACGAGTTCCCCCAAAACCAACGCTCTTTCAGCGATTGAAAGCGAAATCGCCAAATCCGATGGACGTCCAGTGCGGTTTATTCTGGCTGGCCAGTCACCCCAGTTGATTGGCGAAGTGACCCGCAAAGAAGCCCTGGCTGATGTGCTGACGCAATGGAATTGTGGAGCGATCAATGTCAATTTGCGTGAAGCCATCACCCTGGCTTCCGCGCTTGAAACCAAACAGGGCGCGCGACTGATGGTCATAACTGATCATGCCCCGGAAAATGACTTTGATCCGAATTCAGGAACCGTGCAATGGATGGCCTTTGGCGCGGCACGTCCCAACTGCGCCATTGTCAATGCCAACTGGAACGGCGAACGGTGCCTGCTTGAAATCGCCAACCTGTCTGGCCAATCCCTCCGCACTGAACTCACACTGGAAACCGGTACCGCGCAGGCCACACAATCAACCCTTGATTTGGAGGCCAATGAAGTTCGGCGGCTGATTTTTAAGGTCAATCAGAGGGTGGAAACGACAGGGAACCGGCCTCCACCATCCATTCGAGCCAGACTCAGCGACGATCAGCTTTTGATTGATAATGAAGTGATTGTCTTTCCACCTCCCCGGAAAAAAATCCGAACTGACCTGCGCATTGCCAATGAAACCTTAAAGCAATTGTTTGAAAGCGCCCTGGTGGCAACCGACCAGGTCCAATTGACCGCTGCCGGACCAGAACTGGTTATCACCGACCAGCCAACCGACACCCTTGCCGGGCCGGGACTCTGGACCCTTCGCATTCTGGCTGATCAATCCGCCGAAAGTTTTTTAGGCCCCTTTGTGGTCAATCAAGGTCATCCACTCGCCGAAGGTCTTGCATTAAACGGAGTTATCTGGGGGGCTGGGCGACCAGCGGCGGGTACTCCACTGGCTGGAACGCCAGTCATTACCGCCGGAAATGTGCCGTTGGTGACCGAAACCGAACGCTCCAACAACCGCCACGATATTGTGATGCACTTTCGGCCAGATCTTTCCACGCTGCAGACCTCGCCAAACTGGCCAATTTTGGTGTTTAACCTGCTGAACTGGCGGGCGTCACAATCCCCAGGAATCCATCAATCCATGTACCGGCTGGGAACGGACGCCGCCATGACGGTTGATCCCGAAACCGTTTCGCTTGATGTCGTTACACCTCAAAAACAAACCCAGTCCGTGGTGATTCGTGAAAAAACGGTTTCCGTTCCCGCCAATCAGGTCGGCGTGTTTGAAATTCATCCCAAACAAAAAACCAGTTCAGCTTCACCTCAAAACTGGTATTTTGCCGTCAATGCCCTTTCCCAAACGGAATCAAATTTGATGAACTGTGTCACCGGACAATGGGGAAACTGGCTCAATGCCCCAAATGGATTGACTGAATACCGCTCGATTGCCTGGATATTTCTGCTGCTCGCCGCGGCAGGTCTTACCCTTCACAGCGCACTCATTGCCCGCAACGCCCAAGGAAGCCGCGCATGA
- a CDS encoding Uma2 family endonuclease, with the protein MSTGVLSPPPEPNVTLVLPLVLHAPKLLQTEEYFFEFCQLNSDWRIERTAQGDIEFMPPTGGRAGNTNATIITVLGVWAFQDGTGKVFDSSTGFVLPNGAVRSPDASWVLQGRLNTLTDEECEKFLPLCPDLVVELKSPTDSLATLKSKMVEYIENGARLGWLIDTSLKQVFVYRPDAEVEELIDPPTLSGEPVLPGFVFDCSRLWAPLK; encoded by the coding sequence ATGAGTACTGGTGTCCTTTCTCCACCTCCCGAACCAAATGTTACCCTGGTGCTGCCACTCGTCTTGCACGCGCCGAAGTTACTGCAAACGGAAGAATATTTCTTTGAATTTTGTCAGTTGAATTCCGATTGGCGAATTGAACGCACTGCCCAGGGAGATATTGAATTTATGCCGCCAACTGGAGGCCGAGCTGGAAATACCAACGCCACTATAATCACAGTGCTGGGCGTTTGGGCTTTCCAGGATGGAACCGGCAAGGTATTTGACTCCTCAACCGGGTTTGTGCTGCCAAATGGCGCGGTTCGCTCACCAGATGCGTCCTGGGTTCTCCAGGGACGCCTCAACACTTTGACTGATGAAGAATGCGAGAAATTTTTACCACTGTGTCCTGATTTAGTTGTGGAGTTGAAATCGCCAACTGATTCGTTGGCGACGCTCAAAAGTAAAATGGTTGAATATATTGAAAACGGCGCCCGCCTTGGCTGGTTGATTGATACCAGCCTCAAGCAGGTGTTTGTTTACCGTCCAGATGCGGAAGTTGAAGAATTGATTGACCCTCCCACACTTTCAGGCGAGCCGGTCCTGCCTGGATTCGTTTTTGATTGCTCCAGATTGTGGGCGCCGCTCAAGTAA
- a CDS encoding acetyl-CoA C-acetyltransferase, which yields MTHEAFIFDAIRTPRGRGKKNGALYEVKPIDLVTGLLKALQSRNDLDTSQVDDVVLGCVTPVGEQGANIAKTAALFAGWEQTVAGFQLNRFCASGLEAINLAAMKVRSGWEDLVVAGGIESMSRVPMASDGGPMALDPAVSHAISFVPQGISADLIATIEGFTREQIDTYAVRSHHRAAAAASGGYFKNSLIPVTDQNGLLILGQDELIRADASLETMAKLNPSFEMMGEFGFDAVARHRYPEVERIKHVHTPGNSSGIVDGAAVVLIGSREKGETLGLKPRARIRAAAVSGSEPTIMLTGPQPATRKALKIAGMTLNDIDLVELNEAFASVVLKYQRDLDVADDKLNVNGGAIAMGHPLGATGAALVSTVLDELERRDKQTALITLCVGGGMGIATILERV from the coding sequence ATGACCCACGAAGCTTTTATTTTTGATGCAATCCGAACGCCCCGTGGCCGAGGCAAAAAGAACGGCGCGTTGTACGAAGTCAAACCCATTGATCTGGTGACCGGCCTTTTGAAGGCACTTCAATCCCGCAATGACCTTGATACCTCACAGGTGGACGATGTTGTGCTCGGATGTGTCACCCCGGTTGGCGAACAGGGCGCCAACATCGCCAAAACCGCCGCCCTTTTTGCTGGTTGGGAACAGACCGTGGCCGGATTCCAACTCAACCGGTTTTGTGCTTCGGGGTTGGAAGCCATCAACCTGGCGGCGATGAAGGTCCGCTCCGGTTGGGAAGATCTGGTGGTGGCCGGCGGGATCGAATCCATGTCGCGGGTGCCAATGGCTTCCGACGGCGGACCGATGGCGCTTGACCCAGCCGTGAGCCATGCCATCAGCTTTGTGCCACAGGGAATCAGCGCCGACCTGATTGCCACCATCGAAGGCTTTACCCGCGAACAAATTGATACTTATGCGGTTCGTTCGCACCATCGTGCCGCAGCGGCGGCCTCCGGTGGATATTTTAAAAACTCGCTGATTCCGGTAACTGACCAGAATGGCTTGCTGATTTTGGGTCAGGACGAACTGATTCGGGCCGATGCTTCATTGGAAACAATGGCCAAACTCAACCCATCGTTTGAAATGATGGGTGAATTCGGGTTTGATGCCGTGGCTCGCCATCGCTACCCGGAAGTTGAACGCATCAAACACGTTCATACGCCGGGAAATTCGTCGGGCATTGTGGATGGCGCGGCGGTGGTCCTCATCGGTAGTCGTGAAAAAGGCGAAACGCTTGGTCTCAAACCACGGGCGCGCATTCGTGCCGCCGCTGTTTCTGGTTCTGAACCCACAATCATGCTCACCGGGCCGCAACCGGCGACGCGCAAAGCCTTAAAAATTGCCGGTATGACGCTCAATGACATTGATCTGGTCGAACTCAACGAAGCCTTTGCCTCCGTGGTGCTCAAATATCAACGCGACCTGGATGTGGCTGACGACAAACTCAACGTCAACGGCGGCGCGATTGCGATGGGGCATCCGCTCGGCGCCACTGGCGCCGCGCTGGTGAGTACCGTCCTCGACGAACTCGAACGCCGTGACAAACAAACCGCGCTGATTACGCTCTGTGTCGGCGGCGGAATGGGTATTGCCACGATTCTGGAACGTGTCTAA
- a CDS encoding GlsB/YeaQ/YmgE family stress response membrane protein produces MSLISFLLLLLIAGICGSLGQVIAGSSRGGWVVSIVIGFIGAFLGMWIGRQLHLQEPLTVRLDGQSYPILWSIIGSIVLVVVLSLFNRQRRGNGWFRA; encoded by the coding sequence ATGTCGTTGATTTCGTTTTTGTTGTTGTTGCTCATTGCCGGTATCTGCGGGTCGCTGGGACAGGTCATTGCCGGGTCGAGTCGGGGTGGATGGGTGGTTTCAATTGTGATCGGGTTTATCGGTGCTTTTTTGGGAATGTGGATTGGCCGGCAACTCCATCTGCAGGAGCCGTTAACCGTTCGCCTCGATGGCCAGTCGTATCCGATTTTATGGTCAATCATTGGTTCTATTGTGCTTGTGGTCGTGCTGAGCCTGTTTAACCGACAACGCCGGGGAAACGGCTGGTTTCGGGCCTGA
- a CDS encoding lipid-binding SYLF domain-containing protein, producing the protein MKIISRPATSILLAAALLPCVVPVFVQAGESATVRLRKVTGNETERLENVATILNELMAARDNAIPKELIDNAAALILIPSVKKGAFIFGGEFGRGVVIVRQKNGSWGSPGFVTLKGGSFGFQAGGETTDLVLVVKNRSGIQKLSKNQFKLGVDASVAAGPVGRSASANTDAQMKAKILAYSRSQGLFAGISLEGGTIKLDDDANIAVYGRKLNGKDVLESRFQRTEASNNLYVALGNTKK; encoded by the coding sequence ATGAAAATAATTTCACGTCCCGCAACTTCGATACTTTTAGCCGCCGCGTTGCTTCCCTGCGTCGTCCCAGTGTTTGTACAGGCCGGCGAGAGCGCAACTGTCAGGCTGCGTAAAGTCACCGGGAACGAAACCGAACGCCTTGAAAATGTAGCCACGATTCTTAACGAACTGATGGCAGCCAGAGACAATGCCATTCCCAAGGAACTCATTGATAATGCCGCCGCGCTGATCCTGATTCCCAGCGTCAAGAAAGGGGCCTTTATCTTCGGTGGTGAATTTGGCCGTGGAGTAGTGATCGTCCGACAGAAAAATGGAAGCTGGGGTTCGCCTGGGTTTGTTACCTTGAAAGGTGGCAGTTTCGGGTTCCAGGCTGGCGGCGAAACAACCGACCTGGTTCTGGTGGTCAAAAACCGCTCTGGAATCCAGAAATTGTCCAAAAATCAGTTCAAATTGGGTGTTGATGCCTCTGTGGCTGCCGGCCCGGTTGGCCGTTCCGCCTCAGCCAACACTGATGCCCAAATGAAGGCCAAAATTCTGGCTTATTCCCGCTCACAAGGGTTGTTTGCCGGAATATCGCTTGAAGGCGGAACGATCAAACTCGATGACGATGCCAACATTGCCGTCTATGGACGCAAACTGAACGGCAAAGATGTACTGGAAAGCCGTTTTCAACGGACAGAGGCTTCAAACAACCTGTATGTGGCGCTGGGCAACACCAAAAAGTAA
- a CDS encoding CsbD family protein, which translates to MWSKDEVTGKRKQIQGRVKKAVGSLTNDVTLEKEGQADQDEGKVQETVGRVRRKVGDAVTDISKAITGK; encoded by the coding sequence ATGTGGAGTAAAGATGAAGTCACCGGAAAAAGAAAACAAATTCAAGGCAGGGTAAAGAAAGCTGTGGGAAGCCTTACCAATGATGTCACGCTTGAAAAAGAAGGCCAGGCCGATCAAGACGAAGGCAAGGTCCAGGAAACCGTGGGCCGGGTCCGGCGTAAGGTCGGAGATGCCGTTACCGACATTAGCAAAGCAATCACCGGTAAATAA
- a CDS encoding sigma-54-dependent Fis family transcriptional regulator, translating into MARYYSKTPAYLPAKPKILVIDDDQSMLDLAQYHLREQKYEVVTASTGTGGLSLLGASHFDLVLTDLNLPDLDGIELVTQIKAVSPDTEIIMISGYGSVFKAVEATKAGAFFFVEKPVDFDELLLLIDKALERTRLASEIKHLRGRLATRDSYQSIIGSSKAMQHIYEIIESVAESDANVLIHGESGTGKELVANAIHFRSLRANKAFIKVNCAALPKELMESELFGHTKGAFTGAMSETVGLIGQANGGSLLMDEIGEMPLELQPKLMRVLQERVYTQVGGERPLAANFRLIAATNREPAEAIQSGILRKDLYYRINTIEIRVPPLRERPEDIQHLAECFLADFALRYHRLARAISPQAYAQLFAHLWSGNVRELQNIMERAVLVCKGETIDVQDLPFQKDVTVSPVPSVTLFTPATGELSIEQLGRILVAKLPDPKSLDEERPDVLKEIECAVVIATLERTKGNKQAAANLLGLYRPRLYNLLRKYNLSSSSTDDPLELEEQPGHEVLVSIKKKTQHP; encoded by the coding sequence ATGGCACGGTACTATTCAAAGACTCCGGCTTATTTACCGGCCAAACCCAAAATTTTGGTGATTGATGATGACCAGTCAATGCTTGATTTGGCCCAATACCATTTGCGCGAGCAAAAGTATGAGGTAGTAACAGCCAGCACCGGAACTGGTGGACTCAGTCTCCTGGGTGCTTCTCATTTTGATCTGGTATTGACTGATTTAAACCTGCCCGATCTGGATGGCATTGAGTTGGTCACCCAAATCAAAGCTGTTTCGCCAGACACCGAAATTATAATGATTTCCGGTTATGGCTCTGTCTTCAAAGCGGTCGAAGCCACCAAAGCCGGCGCCTTTTTCTTTGTTGAAAAACCGGTTGATTTTGATGAATTACTCCTGCTGATTGACAAAGCCCTGGAACGCACCCGGCTGGCGTCAGAAATCAAACACCTGCGTGGAAGGCTCGCCACCCGAGACTCGTACCAGAGCATCATCGGCAGCAGCAAAGCCATGCAGCATATCTATGAGATCATCGAAAGTGTGGCTGAATCAGATGCCAACGTGTTGATCCATGGAGAATCAGGCACCGGGAAAGAACTGGTCGCCAATGCGATTCATTTCCGGAGTCTGCGGGCAAATAAAGCCTTTATCAAAGTCAATTGTGCCGCGCTGCCGAAGGAATTGATGGAATCGGAATTGTTTGGCCATACCAAAGGCGCTTTTACCGGAGCGATGTCGGAAACAGTTGGACTCATCGGCCAGGCCAACGGCGGCAGTCTGCTCATGGATGAAATCGGCGAAATGCCGTTAGAGTTGCAACCCAAATTGATGCGGGTGCTCCAGGAGCGAGTCTATACCCAGGTGGGCGGTGAAAGACCCTTAGCCGCCAATTTTCGCCTGATTGCCGCCACCAATCGAGAGCCAGCCGAAGCGATCCAGAGTGGGATTCTGCGCAAGGATTTGTACTATCGCATCAACACCATAGAAATTCGGGTGCCGCCGCTCAGGGAACGCCCCGAAGATATTCAGCATCTGGCCGAATGCTTTTTGGCTGATTTTGCCCTCCGGTACCATCGCCTGGCGAGAGCGATTTCCCCACAGGCATATGCCCAACTCTTTGCCCACCTCTGGTCAGGGAACGTTCGTGAATTGCAAAATATAATGGAGCGCGCCGTCCTGGTGTGCAAAGGTGAAACGATTGACGTTCAGGACCTCCCGTTTCAGAAAGATGTGACGGTCAGCCCGGTGCCATCTGTGACCCTGTTCACCCCCGCAACGGGTGAGCTGAGCATTGAACAGCTTGGCCGCATCCTGGTTGCCAAACTCCCAGATCCGAAGTCTCTTGATGAAGAGCGACCTGATGTCCTCAAAGAGATTGAGTGTGCCGTGGTGATTGCCACCCTGGAGCGAACCAAAGGAAATAAACAGGCGGCAGCCAACCTGCTTGGGCTCTATCGGCCACGCCTCTATAACCTGCTCAGAAAATACAATCTCTCGTCTTCCTCGACGGATGATCCATTGGAACTCGAAGAGCAACCCGGCCACGAAGTACTGGTCAGTATAAAAAAGAAAACGCAGCACCCTTGA